A part of Hippea maritima DSM 10411 genomic DNA contains:
- a CDS encoding branched-chain amino acid ABC transporter permease, protein MREFDAIAVFVAVMLLVGVVAKNPFVLNMLSVAAITSIVVIGLNILSGFAGQISLGHAGFVGLGAYISAILSIKFGLSPWISMFITAFIVGLVSLFVAYPTLKLKGHYLAMATLAIGEIIYMLANNLSSITGGHQGLVGIPMLSIGGFVFDNERKFYFFIWVLVFAFAFIAKNITSSAFGRALKTTNLAEQAALSFGINTHKYKIIAFVISCIYASFAGSLFAFYIGFISPTSFSLLKSINYVVMMFVGGMGSIFGGLVMAVFLEVIPNLITSLQDYWPIFNGLLLVVMVMFMPEGLGGFVRWKKRQY, encoded by the coding sequence ATGAGAGAGTTTGATGCTATAGCCGTTTTTGTGGCGGTTATGTTGCTTGTTGGGGTTGTTGCCAAGAATCCTTTTGTTTTGAATATGCTGTCTGTTGCGGCTATAACCTCTATAGTTGTAATCGGTTTAAACATACTTTCTGGCTTTGCTGGTCAGATATCGTTAGGTCATGCGGGTTTTGTAGGCCTTGGTGCTTATATATCTGCTATTCTTTCTATTAAGTTTGGTTTATCCCCTTGGATTTCTATGTTTATAACGGCTTTTATTGTAGGCTTGGTTTCTTTGTTTGTGGCTTATCCCACCCTAAAACTGAAAGGGCACTATTTGGCTATGGCCACTTTAGCTATAGGTGAGATTATCTATATGCTTGCCAACAATTTAAGCTCGATAACTGGAGGCCATCAGGGTTTGGTTGGCATACCGATGCTTTCCATCGGCGGGTTTGTCTTTGATAATGAGAGGAAGTTTTACTTCTTTATCTGGGTTTTGGTGTTTGCGTTTGCCTTTATTGCCAAAAACATTACATCCTCGGCATTCGGCAGGGCTCTTAAAACCACAAATTTGGCAGAACAGGCTGCCCTCTCATTTGGTATAAATACACATAAATATAAAATTATAGCATTTGTTATAAGCTGCATTTATGCTTCGTTTGCGGGTTCTCTTTTTGCTTTTTACATAGGTTTTATATCTCCTACATCGTTTAGCCTTCTAAAATCGATAAATTATGTGGTTATGATGTTTGTTGGTGGCATGGGTAGTATATTTGGTGGTCTTGTTATGGCTGTATTTTTGGAAGTTATACCCAACCTTATTACGTCGCTTCAAGATTACTGGCCTATATTTAATGGTCTTTTGCTTGTTGTGATGGTTATGTTTATGCCAGAGGGTTTAGGTGGTTTTGTTCGATGGAAAAAACGCCAATACTGA
- a CDS encoding ABC transporter ATP-binding protein: MEKTPILRVSNISKSFGGIKAIDGVSFDVKQKQIKALIGPNGAGKTTLFNIISGLYRPDSGEVWFLDKQLTKLKPFELALLGITRTFQNIRLVDSLTIAENIAVGLHTKGEFNPLKVAFGIVSKSEKAIFERVERSMRFLKIEDYAYKMPSEVPFGVKRLVELARAMVAEPKLILLDEPAAGLNETETDKLLNAIFRIWERGVSILLIEHDIEFVANCSHSVVVMDSGRKIAEGLPSEITNDDRVIKAYLGG; this comes from the coding sequence ATGGAAAAAACGCCAATACTGAGGGTTTCAAACATATCCAAGTCTTTTGGTGGTATAAAAGCTATTGATGGTGTTAGTTTTGATGTTAAGCAGAAGCAGATAAAGGCTTTAATTGGCCCAAACGGTGCAGGTAAAACGACCCTTTTTAACATTATCAGCGGTCTGTATAGGCCGGATAGTGGTGAAGTCTGGTTTTTGGATAAACAGCTAACAAAACTAAAGCCGTTTGAGCTTGCTTTGTTGGGCATAACAAGGACATTTCAGAATATCAGGCTTGTGGATAGCCTCACAATAGCCGAGAACATAGCAGTGGGTTTGCATACAAAGGGTGAGTTTAATCCGTTGAAGGTTGCATTTGGCATAGTGAGTAAATCTGAAAAAGCTATCTTCGAAAGGGTAGAAAGGTCTATGCGTTTTTTGAAGATAGAGGATTATGCCTATAAGATGCCTTCTGAGGTGCCCTTTGGCGTTAAGCGGCTCGTTGAGCTTGCGAGGGCTATGGTGGCAGAGCCAAAGCTCATTTTACTTGATGAGCCGGCTGCAGGTCTTAACGAAACTGAGACGGATAAGCTGCTCAATGCTATATTCAGGATCTGGGAGAGGGGTGTATCTATTCTGCTTATTGAGCATGATATTGAGTTTGTGGCTAACTGCTCGCATTCGGTTGTGGTTATGGATAGCGGCAGAAAGATAGCAGAAGGGTTGCCGAGTGAAATAACAAACGACGACAGGGTGATCAAGGCGTATCTGGGTGGATGA
- a CDS encoding ABC transporter ATP-binding protein, translated as MMLKVDNVCVSYGKAKALKGVSIEVRQGEAVAVIGSNGSGKTTLLNAIVNVVNKSGRVSFLDKDITNTKTYKIMRMGMAYLPDRRTVFADLSVYDNLIIAAFSKIKSGVQGYFKNESKEIFEMFPNLKDKLYLKAGLLSGGEQQMLSLAQLLLRKPRFIMLDEPSAGLSPKLVKQLFDIIVFMKESGFTVLVVEQNVNKTVKVADRVYVLKNGVITDTGNSEDFQDELRIKRAYFGG; from the coding sequence ATGATGCTTAAGGTTGATAATGTTTGTGTCTCATACGGGAAGGCTAAAGCACTAAAGGGCGTTTCTATAGAGGTAAGGCAGGGTGAGGCTGTGGCTGTGATAGGCTCAAACGGCAGTGGCAAAACGACGCTTTTAAATGCAATTGTGAATGTTGTAAATAAAAGCGGCAGGGTTAGTTTTCTGGATAAGGATATAACCAATACAAAGACCTATAAGATAATGAGGATGGGCATGGCCTATCTTCCCGATAGGCGCACTGTGTTTGCCGATCTGAGTGTGTATGATAACCTCATAATAGCCGCATTTAGTAAGATAAAAAGTGGAGTTCAGGGTTATTTTAAGAATGAGAGTAAGGAAATCTTTGAGATGTTTCCCAATCTTAAGGATAAGTTATATCTAAAAGCCGGCCTTTTAAGCGGGGGTGAGCAGCAGATGTTGTCTTTGGCTCAACTGCTTTTGAGAAAACCCAGGTTTATTATGCTTGATGAGCCTTCGGCTGGTTTGTCGCCAAAGCTTGTAAAACAGTTGTTTGATATAATAGTGTTTATGAAAGAGTCTGGATTTACCGTTCTTGTGGTTGAACAAAATGTGAATAAAACCGTTAAGGTGGCCGATAGGGTTTATGTATTAAAAAACGGCGTTATAACGGATACGGGAAACTCTGAGGATTTTCAGGATGAATTGAGAATAAAAAGGGCTTATTTTGGAGGATAG